A single window of Modestobacter italicus DNA harbors:
- a CDS encoding cytochrome c biogenesis CcdA family protein, which yields MELFALMSLALVAGVVSFTSPCTLPLLPGFISYVSGLSGNPGPATVGGGPLAAPARRRVLVGSLLFLIGFAAVFTTLGATSSALGFLLVRNLQAINLVGGAFVVLMGLATAGPLRLPFLHREFRTDLRRWQPGPGGALPLGAAFAFGWTPCVGPVLASILTTAAGTATVGRGALLLLAYSLGLGLPFLLLARGMARGGGRLGWLRRHSRRIEVAGGILLVGMGVAMMTGGWTVLMSRMLAFYARLGWPPI from the coding sequence ATGGAGCTCTTCGCCCTGATGTCGCTGGCGCTGGTCGCCGGCGTCGTGTCGTTCACCTCCCCGTGCACGCTTCCCCTCCTCCCCGGCTTCATCTCCTACGTCTCCGGGCTGTCCGGGAATCCGGGTCCGGCGACGGTGGGCGGCGGGCCGCTGGCCGCCCCCGCGCGGCGGCGGGTGCTCGTGGGATCGCTGCTGTTCCTGATCGGCTTCGCGGCGGTGTTCACCACCCTGGGCGCCACGTCCTCGGCGCTGGGCTTCCTGCTGGTGCGGAACCTGCAGGCGATCAACCTCGTCGGTGGCGCCTTCGTCGTGCTGATGGGCTTGGCGACGGCTGGCCCGCTACGGCTGCCGTTCCTGCACCGAGAGTTCCGCACCGACCTTCGCCGGTGGCAGCCCGGACCCGGGGGTGCCCTGCCGCTGGGGGCTGCCTTCGCCTTCGGCTGGACGCCCTGCGTCGGCCCGGTTCTGGCCTCCATCCTGACGACGGCCGCCGGTACGGCCACCGTCGGGCGCGGGGCCTTGCTGCTCCTCGCCTACTCGCTCGGGCTCGGACTGCCGTTCCTGCTGCTGGCCAGGGGAATGGCCCGCGGCGGCGGCCGGCTCGGCTGGCTGCGGCGCCACTCCCGGCGGATCGAGGTCGCCGGGGGGATCCTGCTGGTCGGGATGGGCGTCGCCATGATGACCGGCGGCTGGACCGTGCTGATGAGCCGGATGCTCGCCTTCTACGCCCGACTCGGATGGCCCCCGATCTGA
- a CDS encoding heavy metal translocating P-type ATPase produces the protein MSSATNSTTSPAPAGGDQVELAIGGMTCASCAMRIEKRLNKLDGVTATVNYATEKARVTFADGVTPDDLVAAVEKAGYTARLPEPPRPETTGAEGEEPDGRDPVALLRQRLLVSTALTVPVIAMAMIPALQFTYWQWLSLTLAAPVVVWGAFPFHRAAWTNLRHGASTMDTLISMGTLAAFGWSLYALFFGTAGLPGMTHPFELTISATDGAANIYLEVAAGVTTAILAGRYFEARSKRRAGAALRALLELGAKEVSVLRGGREERIGVDRLAVGDLFVARPGEKIATDGVITEGSSAVDASMLTGESVPVEVGPGDSVVGATVNAGGRIVVRATRIGSDTQLAQMARLVEEAQNGKAEVQRLADRVSGIFVPVVIALAVATLGFWLGTGAGITAAFTATVAVLIIACPCALGLATPTALMVGTGRGAQLGIIIKGPEVLESTRKVDTVVLDKTGTVTTGRMTLLDVVPASGEDADRMLRLAGALEDASEHPIAQAIAKGATERTGALPAVEGFTNVEGLGVQGIVDGHAVIVGRSRLFAEWSQQLPADIERAKAAAEAEGRTAVVAGWDGAARGVLVVADVIKETSAEAIRQLRDLGLTPVLLTGDNETVARSVAAQVGITEVIAEVLPQDKVDVVKRLQGEGKVVAMVGDGVNDAAALAQADLGLAMGTGTDAAIEASDLTLVRGDLRAAADAIRLSRKTLSTIKGNLFWAFAYNVAALPLAAAGLLNPLLAGAAMAFSSVFVVSNSLRLRRFKALASNRTDGGAGAGHRPDGTRVPGALVGTSAEG, from the coding sequence GTGAGCTCCGCGACGAACAGCACGACATCGCCGGCCCCGGCCGGCGGGGACCAGGTCGAGCTCGCGATCGGCGGCATGACCTGCGCCTCGTGCGCCATGCGGATCGAGAAGCGGCTCAACAAGCTCGACGGCGTCACCGCCACGGTCAACTACGCCACCGAGAAGGCCAGGGTGACCTTCGCCGACGGCGTCACGCCCGATGACCTGGTGGCGGCTGTGGAGAAGGCCGGTTACACCGCCCGGCTGCCCGAGCCGCCGCGCCCGGAGACGACCGGTGCGGAAGGCGAGGAGCCCGACGGACGGGATCCCGTCGCCCTGCTGCGCCAGCGCCTCCTGGTCTCCACCGCGCTGACGGTGCCGGTCATCGCGATGGCGATGATCCCGGCGCTGCAGTTCACCTACTGGCAGTGGCTGTCACTGACGCTTGCGGCCCCCGTGGTGGTCTGGGGGGCCTTTCCCTTCCACCGGGCCGCGTGGACGAACCTGCGTCACGGCGCCTCCACCATGGACACGCTCATCTCGATGGGCACCCTGGCCGCCTTCGGGTGGTCGCTGTATGCCCTCTTCTTCGGCACGGCCGGCCTGCCGGGCATGACGCACCCGTTCGAGCTGACGATCAGCGCGACCGACGGCGCGGCGAACATCTATCTCGAGGTCGCCGCCGGGGTCACCACGGCGATCCTCGCCGGCCGGTACTTCGAGGCACGCTCCAAGCGGCGCGCCGGGGCGGCGCTGCGGGCGCTGCTGGAACTGGGTGCCAAGGAGGTCTCCGTCCTGCGCGGCGGGCGCGAGGAGCGGATCGGCGTCGACCGGCTGGCCGTCGGTGACCTGTTCGTCGCCCGCCCGGGGGAGAAGATCGCCACCGACGGCGTGATCACCGAGGGCTCCTCGGCCGTCGACGCCTCGATGCTCACCGGCGAGTCGGTCCCGGTGGAGGTCGGGCCCGGGGACAGCGTGGTCGGCGCCACCGTGAACGCCGGCGGCCGCATCGTGGTGCGGGCGACCCGCATCGGCTCCGACACCCAGCTGGCGCAGATGGCGCGGCTGGTGGAGGAGGCCCAGAACGGCAAGGCCGAGGTCCAGCGGCTCGCCGACAGGGTGTCGGGCATCTTCGTGCCCGTCGTCATCGCCCTGGCCGTCGCCACCCTCGGCTTCTGGCTCGGCACCGGCGCGGGAATCACGGCCGCGTTCACCGCCACGGTCGCCGTCCTGATCATCGCCTGCCCGTGCGCCCTGGGGTTGGCCACCCCGACCGCGCTGATGGTCGGCACCGGCCGCGGCGCGCAGCTCGGCATCATCATCAAGGGCCCGGAGGTCCTGGAGTCCACCCGCAAGGTCGACACCGTCGTCCTGGACAAGACCGGCACCGTGACCACCGGCCGGATGACCCTGCTCGACGTCGTCCCAGCGTCCGGTGAGGACGCCGACCGGATGCTGCGGCTGGCCGGTGCGCTCGAGGACGCCTCGGAGCACCCCATCGCGCAGGCGATCGCCAAGGGGGCCACCGAGCGCACCGGCGCCCTCCCCGCGGTGGAGGGCTTCACGAACGTCGAAGGCCTCGGCGTCCAGGGGATCGTCGACGGTCACGCCGTGATCGTCGGCCGGTCCCGGCTGTTCGCCGAGTGGTCGCAGCAGTTGCCCGCCGACATCGAGCGAGCCAAGGCCGCCGCAGAGGCGGAGGGCAGGACGGCCGTCGTGGCCGGCTGGGACGGCGCGGCGCGCGGCGTCCTCGTCGTGGCCGACGTGATCAAGGAGACGTCGGCCGAGGCCATCCGCCAGCTGCGCGACCTCGGTCTCACGCCGGTGCTGCTGACCGGCGACAACGAGACCGTGGCCCGGTCGGTGGCCGCTCAGGTGGGCATCACCGAGGTCATCGCCGAGGTGCTGCCGCAGGACAAGGTCGACGTGGTCAAGCGGCTCCAGGGTGAGGGCAAGGTCGTCGCGATGGTTGGTGACGGCGTGAACGACGCCGCCGCGCTCGCCCAGGCCGACCTCGGTCTCGCCATGGGCACCGGAACCGACGCGGCGATCGAAGCGAGTGACCTGACGCTGGTCCGTGGCGACCTGCGGGCCGCGGCCGACGCCATCCGGCTGTCCCGGAAGACCCTGAGCACGATCAAGGGCAACCTCTTCTGGGCCTTCGCCTACAACGTCGCGGCGCTGCCGCTCGCCGCAGCCGGGCTGCTCAACCCCTTGCTGGCCGGAGCTGCGATGGCGTTCTCGTCGGTGTTCGTCGTCTCCAACAGCCTGCGGCTGCGCCGGTTCAAGGCCCTCGCCTCGAACCGGACCGACGGAGGAGCGGGTGCCGGTCACCGTCCGGACGGCACCCGCGTCCCCGGTGCGCTGGTAGGCACGAGCGCCGAGGGCTGA
- a CDS encoding DUF305 domain-containing protein codes for MTSTNARLVRLAGGLIAGAVVLTGCSGGSDTSDTNAASSASQSAASSASQSAEFNDADVTFAQGMIVHHEGALEMAQMADGRAQDPRVLDLADRIEAAQDPEIQTMTGWLEDWGQPTSADESGGMDMDGGMGGMNMDMSGLEAATGAEFDRMWLEMMTEHHRGAVDMAKTEIADGQNADAIALAEQIVESQSAEIDEMQTMLTELGG; via the coding sequence GTGACCAGCACCAACGCTCGACTCGTCCGCCTCGCTGGCGGACTCATCGCCGGCGCCGTCGTCCTGACCGGCTGCTCCGGCGGTTCGGACACGAGTGACACGAACGCCGCAAGCTCGGCCAGTCAGAGCGCCGCAAGCTCGGCCAGCCAGTCGGCGGAGTTCAACGACGCCGACGTGACCTTCGCCCAGGGAATGATCGTCCACCACGAAGGGGCGCTCGAGATGGCCCAGATGGCCGATGGTCGCGCCCAGGACCCGCGCGTGCTGGACCTGGCCGACCGGATCGAGGCCGCCCAGGATCCCGAGATCCAGACGATGACCGGCTGGCTCGAGGACTGGGGTCAGCCGACCTCCGCCGATGAGTCCGGGGGCATGGACATGGACGGCGGCATGGGCGGCATGAACATGGACATGTCGGGCCTCGAGGCGGCCACCGGCGCGGAGTTCGACCGCATGTGGCTGGAGATGATGACCGAGCACCACCGTGGCGCGGTCGACATGGCGAAGACCGAGATCGCTGATGGTCAGAACGCCGACGCCATCGCGCTCGCCGAGCAGATCGTCGAGTCGCAGAGCGCCGAGATCGACGAGATGCAGACGATGCTGACCGAACTCGGCGGCTGA
- a CDS encoding NADH-quinone oxidoreductase subunit H: MPETDTAAAAWGVVPSALFVTGAALGLGWLVAAVDRLVLTGGGVPAVLDPVRSSVRLLTEQRRTTLAPDPLLWRLGIAAVPVLAVLSLAVVPIGGRTLWSSSADLVWFNAMEALLWAAVWLVGWGPNAVHALTGGYRFLAQGLAYELPLMFSLIAVGVGAGSLRTADILSAQAGLWFVVSMPVAFVVFLASAAAFAFWGPFGAPTGADIAGGVTSELSGVDRMLVEAGRAIFLGATAAMAVALFLRGGSGPWLPDPVWQLLKTVAVVVALVWAGRRLPVLRPDRVVEVAWTVLVPVTLVQALVVAVLLLSGFYTV, from the coding sequence GTGCCTGAGACGGACACCGCGGCGGCGGCCTGGGGGGTGGTGCCGTCGGCCCTGTTCGTCACCGGCGCGGCTCTCGGGCTGGGGTGGCTGGTGGCGGCGGTGGACCGGCTCGTGCTCACGGGCGGGGGAGTGCCGGCGGTTCTCGATCCGGTGCGCTCCAGCGTCCGTCTTCTGACCGAGCAGCGGCGGACGACGCTCGCGCCGGACCCGCTGTTGTGGCGGTTGGGCATTGCTGCTGTGCCGGTGCTGGCGGTCCTGTCTCTGGCGGTCGTCCCGATCGGTGGCCGGACGCTGTGGTCGAGCAGTGCGGACCTCGTGTGGTTCAACGCCATGGAGGCGCTGTTGTGGGCGGCCGTCTGGCTGGTCGGCTGGGGCCCGAATGCGGTCCACGCGCTGACCGGGGGCTACCGGTTCCTCGCGCAGGGCCTGGCGTACGAGCTGCCGCTGATGTTCTCCCTGATCGCGGTGGGGGTGGGGGCGGGCTCCCTGCGGACGGCGGACATCCTGTCGGCGCAGGCCGGCCTGTGGTTCGTCGTGTCCATGCCGGTCGCGTTCGTGGTGTTCCTCGCCAGCGCCGCGGCCTTCGCGTTCTGGGGGCCGTTCGGTGCACCGACCGGAGCCGACATCGCCGGCGGCGTCACCTCGGAGCTCTCCGGCGTCGACCGGATGCTCGTGGAGGCAGGCCGGGCGATCTTTCTCGGCGCCACGGCGGCCATGGCGGTGGCGCTGTTCCTCCGCGGCGGGTCCGGGCCGTGGCTGCCCGACCCGGTGTGGCAGCTGCTGAAGACGGTCGCCGTCGTCGTCGCCCTGGTCTGGGCGGGCCGCCGGTTGCCGGTGCTGCGTCCCGATCGGGTGGTCGAGGTGGCCTGGACGGTGCTGGTCCCGGTGACGCTGGTGCAGGCCCTGGTGGTGGCGGTGCTGCTGCTGTCCGGCTTCTACACCGTCTGA
- a CDS encoding M56 family metallopeptidase — protein MTGAMALLLGIAVVGLFGHRPLLWLADRRLDPTILLTGWLLSTVGLIVSTVATISLFALPADEHPASGIFRLAGGCWTALSSGSLPGWREGLASLGVIGAATILLRIGWAVTARRRRSRKTAPHVEQLRLLAAGAPSGDPLWVRDDRPLAMSIGGRPGVIVMSDSLRHHLTPGALAATLEHERAHLRGRHHLLVAIVETLAAALPLSPLLRAAPAALEDLIELAADAQAARRCGPAAVQEALSRLTGQPTPAVGLAMASRLTQARLRRLSTGSVGATRAMRVAGCTAVGVAALSLPAAAGWLALNVVGCVVA, from the coding sequence ATGACCGGAGCCATGGCCCTTCTCCTCGGCATCGCGGTCGTGGGGCTGTTCGGGCACCGTCCCCTGCTGTGGCTCGCTGACCGGCGGCTCGACCCCACGATCCTGCTGACCGGATGGCTTCTCTCCACGGTGGGGCTGATCGTGTCGACGGTCGCCACCATCAGCCTGTTCGCCCTGCCCGCCGACGAACACCCGGCATCAGGGATCTTCCGTCTGGCGGGCGGATGCTGGACGGCCCTCTCCTCAGGTTCTCTCCCGGGGTGGCGGGAAGGCCTCGCCTCCCTCGGCGTCATCGGCGCGGCGACGATCCTCCTGCGGATCGGCTGGGCGGTCACCGCCCGTCGTCGGCGTAGCCGGAAGACGGCTCCACACGTGGAACAGCTCCGCCTGCTGGCTGCCGGCGCGCCGTCGGGCGACCCACTGTGGGTGCGCGACGACCGGCCACTTGCCATGTCTATCGGCGGGCGTCCCGGCGTCATCGTCATGAGCGACTCCCTTCGCCACCACCTGACGCCCGGGGCGCTGGCAGCCACGCTGGAACACGAGCGGGCACATCTGCGCGGACGACACCACCTGCTCGTCGCGATCGTGGAGACCCTCGCTGCCGCGCTTCCGTTGAGCCCGTTGCTGCGCGCCGCACCAGCCGCCCTGGAAGACCTCATCGAACTCGCCGCCGACGCTCAGGCCGCGCGCCGCTGCGGGCCGGCCGCGGTTCAGGAGGCACTGTCTCGTCTCACCGGACAACCCACGCCTGCGGTCGGGCTGGCCATGGCCAGCCGTCTCACCCAGGCCAGGCTGAGGCGGCTGTCGACCGGGAGCGTCGGCGCGACGCGCGCGATGCGTGTTGCCGGGTGCACAGCGGTCGGGGTCGCCGCGCTGTCGCTCCCCGCCGCCGCAGGTTGGCTGGCGCTCAATGTGGTCGGCTGCGTGGTCGCCTGA
- a CDS encoding F510_1955 family glycosylhydrolase: protein MPDSRSPMRHRSRVLACLAAAGVLAGCSSADPGTPAGAASGAPAGALPSAHIHGVGIDPGDGTLLLATHDGLFQVEEDGKSTRVGPVIDLMGFAVAGPGKYLASGHPGSGVDLPEPAGLIETTDGGRTWRPVSRQGESDFHALTVSQAGVLAYDGALWRSTSGEEWAEVAIPFEPAALAASPDGQQALATTQQGLLRSSDAGSSWSEVDGAPLLQVVDWAPDGATVAGVDPAGQVWMSADSGMNWQEGPQLDSAPQAVDVSVTDAGTRVVVVTTDALLESMDSGGSFDVLLEN, encoded by the coding sequence GTGCCTGACAGCCGCTCACCGATGCGCCACCGCTCGCGGGTGCTCGCCTGCCTGGCCGCTGCCGGAGTGCTCGCCGGATGTAGTTCCGCGGACCCCGGTACCCCTGCAGGGGCGGCGAGCGGGGCGCCGGCCGGAGCGCTGCCGTCCGCGCACATCCACGGCGTCGGGATCGACCCCGGTGACGGGACGCTTCTCCTGGCGACGCATGACGGCCTCTTCCAAGTGGAGGAGGACGGGAAGTCGACCCGGGTGGGCCCGGTCATCGACCTCATGGGCTTCGCCGTCGCCGGCCCTGGCAAGTACCTCGCGTCCGGACATCCTGGCTCCGGCGTGGACCTCCCCGAGCCGGCTGGGCTGATCGAGACGACCGACGGTGGCAGGACCTGGCGGCCGGTCTCCCGTCAGGGGGAGTCCGACTTCCACGCACTCACCGTGAGCCAGGCAGGTGTCCTCGCCTACGACGGTGCACTCTGGCGGAGCACGAGCGGCGAGGAATGGGCGGAGGTGGCGATCCCGTTCGAGCCCGCCGCGCTGGCCGCGTCCCCAGACGGTCAGCAAGCTCTGGCTACCACGCAGCAGGGACTGCTGCGGTCCTCCGACGCCGGCAGTTCGTGGTCCGAAGTCGACGGCGCACCGCTCCTTCAAGTGGTGGACTGGGCCCCGGACGGGGCGACTGTCGCGGGCGTCGACCCGGCCGGTCAGGTCTGGATGAGCGCGGACAGCGGCATGAACTGGCAGGAGGGGCCACAGCTGGACTCGGCGCCGCAGGCGGTCGACGTCAGTGTCACGGATGCCGGAACCCGAGTCGTCGTCGTCACGACAGATGCCCTTCTCGAGTCCATGGACAGTGGCGGCAGCTTCGACGTCCTGCTCGAGAACTGA
- a CDS encoding DUF6153 family protein, protein MKSREGVVAMPIRRLWVLVLLAAIFSMHGAQYIAADAGLRHAEVAVAQHGTEDPLDAGSLSGSMAADVRLQQADSQLGTTVMAGQPGPSHGVAAHLGSLCLAIMYSGLVLLAAASLIGIVAAPVLRGIASLRSLFSGWSRLPRPPDLSALCLLRI, encoded by the coding sequence GTGAAGTCTCGAGAGGGGGTGGTGGCCATGCCGATACGACGACTGTGGGTCCTGGTGCTGTTGGCGGCCATCTTCTCCATGCACGGAGCCCAGTACATCGCTGCGGATGCGGGCCTCCGGCACGCCGAGGTGGCGGTCGCTCAGCACGGCACCGAGGATCCCCTCGACGCCGGGTCGCTCTCCGGATCGATGGCCGCGGACGTTCGGCTCCAGCAGGCCGACTCCCAGCTCGGGACGACGGTCATGGCCGGCCAGCCGGGCCCGAGCCACGGCGTGGCAGCACACCTCGGGTCGCTGTGTCTGGCGATCATGTACAGCGGGCTGGTCCTGCTCGCCGCCGCGAGCCTCATCGGGATCGTGGCGGCTCCGGTTCTTCGGGGCATCGCCTCCCTTCGCAGCCTGTTCAGCGGGTGGTCCAGGCTCCCTCGACCACCTGACCTGTCCGCTCTTTGTCTCCTGCGGATCTAG
- a CDS encoding BlaI/MecI/CopY family transcriptional regulator, whose amino-acid sequence MEHEEQVGVRKTRGGVVPHLGKLESAVMDVLWSSASSLTVRDVLERMPAQRNLAYTTVMTVLSNLHRKAMVDREPAGKAYSYRPALTRQGAAAAALREVLDASGDPRSVLLHFAETATEEESTVLRDALARRPPKP is encoded by the coding sequence GTGGAGCACGAAGAACAGGTCGGGGTCCGGAAGACGAGAGGAGGGGTGGTGCCACATCTCGGCAAGCTCGAGTCCGCCGTGATGGACGTCCTGTGGTCCTCCGCCAGCTCGCTGACCGTGCGTGACGTGCTCGAACGGATGCCTGCGCAGCGCAACCTGGCGTACACGACCGTCATGACGGTGCTCAGCAACCTCCACCGCAAGGCGATGGTCGATCGAGAGCCCGCCGGCAAGGCCTACAGCTACCGCCCGGCGCTGACTCGCCAGGGAGCGGCGGCCGCGGCACTTCGCGAGGTCCTCGACGCGTCGGGCGACCCTCGGTCGGTGCTGCTGCACTTCGCCGAGACCGCCACTGAAGAGGAGTCCACGGTCCTGCGTGATGCCCTCGCCCGGCGCCCCCCGAAGCCATGA
- a CDS encoding heavy-metal-associated domain-containing protein, whose amino-acid sequence MSTTTYTVVGMTCGHCVNSVTEEVTSVPGVTGVDVDLASGGLTVTGDADIDDAAVRAAVEEAGYEVAAPVEQPASATSSGCGCGCK is encoded by the coding sequence ATGAGCACCACCACCTACACCGTCGTCGGCATGACCTGCGGGCACTGCGTCAACTCCGTGACCGAGGAGGTGACCTCGGTGCCCGGCGTCACGGGCGTCGACGTCGACCTGGCCAGCGGCGGCCTCACCGTCACCGGCGATGCCGACATCGACGACGCCGCCGTGCGGGCCGCTGTCGAGGAGGCCGGCTACGAGGTCGCGGCGCCGGTCGAGCAACCCGCGTCGGCGACTTCGTCTGGCTGCGGGTGCGGCTGCAAGTGA
- a CDS encoding heme exporter protein CcmB → MISPRTEAPHPLQQALELARKDLRLEARAGEALLVTAPFGAVALLLVPLAVGTDVPMLRSVGSGMYWVVVLLFGVLITLRQSAVDAPPQVELLRLTGIHPAVQLLGRAGANAVLLLAFELAVLPVAVIVYDPPLDNWPWLVPVLPLVAIGLAVLGTLAGALTQGLAGRTTLGPLLVVPLALPLLLAATQTAEATRYGRPPWNWLALLTLVDLVAALAVVLSARSLEEGS, encoded by the coding sequence GTGATCTCTCCACGAACCGAGGCGCCGCATCCCCTCCAGCAGGCCCTCGAGCTGGCCCGGAAGGACCTGCGGCTGGAGGCGCGTGCCGGCGAGGCGCTGCTGGTGACTGCCCCCTTCGGGGCGGTCGCGCTGCTGCTGGTTCCCCTGGCCGTCGGCACCGATGTGCCGATGCTGCGTTCGGTCGGGTCCGGCATGTACTGGGTCGTCGTCCTGCTCTTCGGCGTGCTGATCACGCTCCGGCAGAGCGCCGTGGATGCGCCGCCGCAGGTCGAGCTGCTCCGGCTCACCGGCATCCATCCGGCCGTCCAACTGCTCGGGCGTGCGGGGGCCAACGCCGTCCTCCTGCTCGCCTTCGAGCTGGCCGTGTTGCCGGTGGCGGTCATCGTCTACGACCCGCCGCTGGACAACTGGCCGTGGCTGGTGCCGGTCCTGCCGCTGGTCGCCATCGGCCTCGCGGTCCTCGGCACCCTGGCCGGCGCCCTGACCCAGGGCCTGGCCGGCCGCACGACGCTGGGCCCGCTCCTCGTCGTCCCGCTCGCTCTTCCGCTCCTGCTCGCGGCCACCCAGACCGCCGAGGCCACGCGTTACGGCAGGCCCCCCTGGAACTGGCTCGCGCTGCTGACACTGGTCGACCTCGTCGCCGCCCTTGCCGTCGTCCTGTCCGCCCGATCCCTCGAGGAGGGCTCGTGA
- a CDS encoding metal-sensitive transcriptional regulator, with product MSTTEAASPHGYIHRKDDYLKRLRRIEGQARGLQRMVEDEKYCIDILTQVSAMTKALQSVALGLLDEHMSHCVVEAAAAGGSEAEQKLREASEAIARLVRS from the coding sequence ATGAGCACCACAGAGGCAGCAAGTCCGCACGGCTACATCCATCGCAAGGACGACTACCTCAAGCGGCTTCGTCGCATCGAGGGCCAGGCCCGCGGTCTGCAGCGGATGGTGGAGGACGAGAAGTACTGCATCGACATCCTCACCCAGGTCTCGGCCATGACGAAGGCGCTGCAGTCCGTCGCTCTGGGTCTGCTCGACGAGCACATGAGCCACTGTGTGGTCGAGGCGGCCGCAGCGGGTGGGTCGGAGGCTGAGCAGAAGCTGCGCGAGGCCTCCGAGGCCATCGCCCGTCTCGTCCGCTCTTGA
- a CDS encoding four-helix bundle copper-binding protein yields MSVAGRMLEAYPKDLGGVDRQKLQECIEACVECAQACTACADACLSEEMVAELATCIRTNLDCADVCDATARVLSRHTGYDANLTRAVLEACAAACKTCGDECTQHAEMHEHCRVCAESCRRCEAACRELLSSLG; encoded by the coding sequence ATGAGCGTTGCCGGCCGGATGCTGGAGGCCTACCCGAAGGATCTCGGCGGGGTCGACCGCCAGAAGCTGCAGGAATGCATCGAAGCGTGCGTCGAGTGCGCCCAGGCCTGCACGGCCTGCGCCGACGCCTGTCTCAGTGAGGAGATGGTGGCCGAGCTGGCGACATGCATCCGTACCAACCTCGACTGCGCCGATGTCTGCGACGCGACGGCCCGGGTGTTGTCCCGGCACACCGGTTACGACGCCAACCTCACACGCGCGGTGTTGGAGGCATGCGCCGCCGCCTGCAAGACCTGCGGCGACGAATGCACTCAGCATGCGGAGATGCACGAACACTGCCGGGTGTGCGCCGAGTCGTGCCGGCGCTGCGAAGCGGCCTGCCGGGAGCTGCTCAGCTCCCTCGGCTGA
- a CDS encoding ABC transporter ATP-binding protein encodes MLRDLTMTVTPGEAVGLVGANGSGKSTLLRILATLLPPLGGAGWVLGARLGTRDVEGIRPGIALVGHTPALYPRLTLGENLAFYCRLTGRDVDAAEAALAIVGLGRAADRTADRCSHGMLRRAELARVLITSPHLLLLDEAHAGLDRASAGLVEVVVDAVRARGGGAVVVSHERDRLAGTVDRIVEIENGTLRATDRSAAAVNEVRR; translated from the coding sequence GTGCTCCGCGACCTGACGATGACCGTGACGCCCGGCGAAGCCGTGGGTCTGGTCGGGGCCAACGGCTCGGGCAAGAGCACCCTCCTGCGGATCCTGGCCACGCTGCTTCCCCCGCTCGGGGGTGCGGGCTGGGTCCTCGGCGCCCGGCTCGGTACCCGCGACGTCGAGGGAATCCGCCCCGGCATCGCGCTGGTCGGCCACACCCCGGCGCTCTACCCCCGCCTCACCCTTGGCGAGAACCTGGCCTTCTACTGCCGGCTCACCGGCCGCGACGTCGATGCCGCCGAGGCAGCGCTGGCAATTGTGGGACTGGGCCGCGCGGCCGACCGCACCGCGGACCGCTGCTCGCACGGGATGCTCCGCCGGGCAGAGCTGGCGAGGGTCCTGATCACCTCCCCCCACCTGCTCCTCCTCGACGAGGCCCATGCCGGCCTGGACCGCGCGTCCGCCGGGCTCGTGGAGGTCGTCGTCGACGCGGTACGGGCCCGTGGCGGTGGCGCGGTCGTCGTATCGCACGAACGGGACCGGCTTGCCGGGACCGTGGACCGGATCGTCGAGATCGAGAACGGGACGCTGCGTGCCACCGATCGGTCCGCAGCCGCCGTGAACGAGGTGCGCCGGTGA
- a CDS encoding NADH-quinone oxidoreductase subunit A, whose amino-acid sequence MLAVLSLFGLVGALVATLYGASSLMSVARLATDVMPFESGMLPQQHAASRYHARWYAITILFLAFDMEMIFMYPWAVVLADMGVGAVVEMFGFLAVLLVGVVYVWREGALRWT is encoded by the coding sequence GTGCTCGCCGTCCTGTCCCTGTTCGGTCTGGTCGGCGCCCTCGTGGCCACTCTCTACGGTGCGTCGTCCTTGATGTCCGTCGCCCGCCTCGCGACCGACGTCATGCCCTTCGAGTCGGGCATGCTGCCGCAGCAGCATGCGGCCTCCCGCTACCACGCGCGCTGGTACGCGATCACCATTCTCTTCCTGGCCTTCGACATGGAGATGATCTTCATGTACCCGTGGGCCGTGGTGCTCGCCGACATGGGTGTCGGGGCCGTCGTCGAGATGTTCGGCTTCCTGGCCGTCCTGCTCGTCGGCGTGGTCTACGTCTGGCGGGAAGGCGCCCTGCGATGGACCTGA